A genomic segment from Desulfonatronum lacustre DSM 10312 encodes:
- the buk gene encoding butyrate kinase, producing the protein MKKTILTINPGSTSTKVVLFQDLEPTLSREVQHSKAELAGFPNVWSQFALRLEPILAVLDQAGENRLDAVVGRGGLLAPLPGGVYRIDEQMLGDLRLRRFGEHPCNLGAPLALEIAQRFGGQALIVDPVVTDELCPEARLTGLPRIRRRSTFHALSQRGAAREAARRLGVDYENGKFIVAHLGGGISIGAHRRGRVVDVTNALDGEGPMSPERSGALPVLPLLRLLEDGVMDIPGLRRAVLREGGLFAHLGTNDFREIEEMVRHADPGAASVVAAFVYATAKHIASLLPVLVTTNDPSPVDAIVLAGGLAHSALLVRELTARLAPWARIEVVLGLTEARVMAESALAALEGRVEVQDYVGNDFETHHL; encoded by the coding sequence ATGAAAAAGACCATCCTGACCATCAACCCCGGCTCCACCTCCACGAAGGTCGTCCTGTTCCAAGACCTGGAGCCGACGTTGTCCCGCGAGGTTCAGCATTCCAAGGCCGAGCTGGCCGGGTTTCCCAACGTCTGGAGCCAGTTCGCGCTGCGCCTGGAACCCATCCTCGCTGTTCTCGACCAGGCGGGTGAAAATCGGCTGGACGCCGTGGTGGGCAGAGGCGGCTTGCTGGCCCCGTTGCCCGGCGGGGTGTACCGGATTGACGAGCAGATGCTTGGGGATTTGCGCTTGCGACGCTTTGGGGAGCATCCTTGCAATCTGGGCGCGCCGTTGGCACTGGAGATTGCGCAGCGCTTCGGAGGCCAGGCGCTGATCGTGGACCCGGTGGTCACGGACGAGCTGTGCCCGGAAGCCAGGTTGACCGGCCTGCCGCGCATCCGCCGCCGGAGCACCTTCCACGCCCTGTCCCAGCGCGGCGCGGCCCGGGAGGCGGCCCGCCGTCTGGGAGTTGATTACGAAAACGGCAAATTCATCGTCGCCCATCTGGGAGGCGGCATAAGTATCGGCGCACATCGCCGCGGGCGGGTGGTGGACGTGACCAATGCCCTGGACGGAGAGGGGCCGATGAGCCCGGAGCGCAGCGGGGCGCTGCCGGTCCTGCCCCTGCTCCGGCTTCTGGAGGACGGCGTCATGGATATTCCCGGACTGCGCCGGGCCGTACTCCGCGAAGGCGGGTTGTTTGCGCACCTGGGGACCAATGATTTCCGGGAAATCGAGGAGATGGTCCGACACGCGGACCCCGGGGCCGCATCCGTGGTCGCCGCTTTTGTCTACGCAACGGCCAAGCACATCGCGTCGCTGCTGCCGGTTCTCGTGACCACGAACGATCCGAGCCCGGTGGATGCCATCGTGCTCGCCGGCGGCCTGGCCCACAGCGCGCTGCTGGTGCGTGAGCTGACAGCCCGGCTCGCGCCCTGGGCCCGGATCGAGGTGGTCCTGGGCTTGACCGAGGCGCGGGTTATGGCTGAAAGTGCCCTGGCGGCCCTGGAAGGCAGGGTCGAGGTCCAAGATTACGTCGGCAATGATTTTGAAACCCATCACCTGTAG
- a CDS encoding hydrogenase small subunit — protein sequence MRLSVGLAKEGAEKRLECRGVNRRDFMKFCATVAAVMGMEASFAKQVAAALTDPRRPSVVYFHFAECTGCSMAVVRTVNPYIDELLLDTISLDYHETLMAAAGDAAEDALAQAVNSPHGFIAVVEGAIPTKDNGIYGMVGGHTMLEMAQKYLPKAQAVISIGACATFGGVQSADPNPTAAMGVNELMEHLGLPTRAINVAGCPPSPYNFVGTVVHLLTKGMPELDRLNRPKMFYGESVHELCERLDHFFNYEFAPSFDSEEARKGWCLYEVGCKGPDTYNNCPKVKFNETNWPVEAGHPCIGCSEPKFWDQLSPFYKPV from the coding sequence ATGAGACTCAGTGTTGGTCTGGCAAAGGAAGGAGCCGAGAAACGGCTCGAATGCCGTGGCGTGAATCGCCGCGACTTCATGAAATTCTGTGCGACGGTCGCTGCGGTCATGGGCATGGAAGCCTCGTTCGCCAAACAGGTGGCGGCCGCGTTGACCGATCCGCGCAGGCCCTCGGTGGTCTACTTTCACTTCGCGGAGTGCACCGGCTGTTCCATGGCCGTGGTCCGTACGGTCAACCCGTACATTGACGAACTGCTTCTGGACACCATTTCCCTGGATTACCACGAAACCCTGATGGCCGCGGCCGGCGACGCCGCCGAGGACGCCCTGGCACAGGCCGTGAACTCGCCTCACGGGTTCATTGCCGTAGTCGAAGGCGCCATTCCCACCAAGGACAACGGCATTTACGGCATGGTCGGCGGACATACCATGCTGGAAATGGCCCAAAAGTATCTGCCCAAAGCCCAGGCCGTGATTTCCATCGGCGCCTGCGCGACCTTCGGCGGCGTCCAATCCGCCGACCCGAACCCAACCGCCGCCATGGGCGTGAACGAGCTGATGGAACACCTCGGCTTGCCGACCCGGGCCATCAACGTCGCCGGCTGCCCGCCGAGCCCGTACAACTTTGTGGGCACAGTGGTCCACCTGCTGACCAAGGGCATGCCCGAACTGGACCGTTTGAATCGCCCGAAGATGTTCTACGGCGAGTCGGTCCACGAACTGTGCGAGCGCCTGGACCATTTCTTCAATTACGAATTCGCCCCGTCCTTTGACTCCGAAGAAGCCAGAAAGGGCTGGTGTTTGTATGAAGTCGGCTGCAAGGGGCCGGACACCTACAACAATTGTCCCAAGGTCAAGTTCAACGAGACCAACTGGCCCGTGGAAGCCGGCCACCCCTGTATCGGCTGCAGCGAGCCGAAGTTCTGGGATCAGCTGAGCCCGTTCTACAAGCCGGTCTAG
- the ilvN gene encoding acetolactate synthase small subunit produces the protein MTQTISALTKNKPGVLADMAQAIRKYNVNIRSISAGETEDPDISRLTIGLDGTDEDVQRITEDMAAMDVIIGMDDLRRKEFVDRELILVKVAMDPATTTQIMQIFEVFRANVVGMGRRTITVEMSGDRERVDGLINMLKPHGIKSLCRSGMIALKRGDE, from the coding sequence ATGACCCAGACCATATCCGCCTTGACCAAAAACAAACCGGGAGTCCTGGCCGACATGGCCCAGGCCATCCGGAAATACAACGTCAACATCCGCAGCATCTCCGCCGGGGAGACCGAGGACCCGGACATTTCCCGGCTGACCATCGGCCTGGACGGGACCGACGAGGACGTCCAGCGGATCACCGAGGACATGGCCGCGATGGACGTGATTATCGGCATGGACGATCTGCGACGCAAGGAATTCGTGGACCGGGAGCTGATCCTGGTCAAGGTGGCCATGGACCCGGCCACCACCACCCAGATCATGCAGATCTTCGAGGTGTTCCGGGCCAACGTGGTGGGCATGGGCCGACGGACCATCACCGTGGAAATGAGCGGGGACCGGGAACGGGTGGACGGGTTGATCAACATGCTCAAGCCCCACGGCATCAAGAGCCTGTGCCGTTCCGGGATGATCGCCCTCAAGCGCGGGGACGAATGA
- a CDS encoding glutamine synthetase III encodes MSGIQSRLNAISAVTNYVPSAAPLNFAETKPTDLFGCNVFNDKVMKERLPSDAYKSLKKTIEYGEKLDPALADIVANAMKDWAIEKGATHFTHVFYPLTGLTAEKHDAFLVPDGSGGAMAQFSGKLLIQGEPDASSFPSGGLRTTFEARGYTAWDVTSPAYILENPNGTFLCIPTAFVSWTGEALDKKTPLLRSLQALNKQAKRVLGLFGVETKLPVTSYAGPEQEYFLIDRNFVFTRPDLLIAGRSLFGAKPAKGQEFEDQYFGAIPRRVLSFMMEVERELYKLGVPVKTRHNEVAPGQYEIAPIFEAGNLATDHNQLVMTVLRNVAKRYGMECLLHEKPFAGINGSGKHLNYSIGNAELGSLFDPGETPHENAQFLIFCAAAIRAMHKFGALLRATVATASNDHRLGANEAPPAIMSVYLGAQLTDVFEQIKAGAVKGSKKKDALTVGVDTLPPLPMDPGDRNRTSPFAFTGNRFEFRAVGSAQSIAGPQVALNTMMSESLDYMATELEKATKGDPGKLNNAVQALLKKVIIEHEAIIFNGDGYSEEWHKEAEKRGLPNLKTTPEALPEITSKPVIELFKTYGVLSEAELHSRQEIYLEQYSKTINTEANLAIRLAKTVIFPAAVRYQGELAATCANLKAIGHDVKMITLEDVTAKLRSLQKAVGDLEGALGKVPHGDTLKEAKYFCEAILPAINTVREWADCLETLVADDLWALPSYQEMLFIK; translated from the coding sequence ATGAGCGGAATCCAGTCACGTCTGAACGCCATTTCAGCGGTCACCAACTACGTACCCTCCGCGGCACCGCTGAACTTCGCGGAAACCAAGCCCACGGATCTGTTCGGCTGCAACGTCTTCAACGACAAGGTGATGAAGGAACGACTGCCTTCGGATGCTTACAAGTCTTTGAAGAAAACCATTGAGTACGGCGAAAAGTTGGACCCGGCCCTGGCGGACATCGTGGCCAACGCCATGAAGGATTGGGCCATCGAAAAAGGGGCCACCCATTTCACCCACGTATTCTACCCGTTAACCGGCCTGACCGCGGAAAAGCACGACGCCTTCCTGGTCCCGGACGGCAGCGGCGGGGCAATGGCCCAGTTCAGCGGCAAGTTGCTGATCCAGGGCGAGCCGGACGCATCCAGCTTTCCTTCCGGCGGTCTGCGGACCACCTTCGAAGCCCGCGGTTACACGGCCTGGGACGTGACCAGCCCGGCCTACATCCTGGAAAACCCCAACGGGACCTTCCTGTGCATCCCCACGGCCTTTGTCTCCTGGACCGGCGAGGCCCTGGACAAGAAGACGCCGCTTCTGCGTTCCTTGCAGGCCCTGAACAAGCAGGCCAAGCGCGTGCTCGGCCTGTTCGGCGTGGAGACCAAGCTCCCGGTGACCTCCTATGCCGGCCCGGAGCAGGAATACTTCCTGATCGACCGCAACTTCGTCTTCACCCGCCCCGACCTGCTCATCGCCGGTCGTAGCCTGTTCGGAGCCAAGCCGGCCAAGGGCCAGGAATTCGAAGACCAGTACTTTGGAGCCATCCCGCGCCGCGTCCTCTCCTTCATGATGGAAGTGGAGCGGGAGCTGTACAAGCTGGGCGTGCCCGTGAAGACCCGACACAACGAAGTCGCTCCCGGACAGTATGAAATCGCGCCGATCTTCGAGGCCGGCAACCTGGCCACGGACCACAATCAACTGGTGATGACCGTGTTGCGCAACGTGGCCAAGCGCTACGGCATGGAATGTCTGCTGCACGAAAAACCCTTCGCCGGGATCAACGGCTCCGGAAAACACCTGAACTACTCCATCGGCAACGCCGAACTGGGCAGTCTGTTCGATCCGGGGGAAACCCCCCATGAAAACGCCCAGTTCCTGATCTTTTGCGCCGCGGCCATCCGGGCCATGCATAAGTTCGGCGCATTGTTGCGGGCCACCGTGGCCACGGCATCCAACGACCATCGCCTCGGCGCCAACGAGGCGCCTCCGGCAATCATGTCCGTCTACCTGGGCGCGCAACTGACCGACGTGTTCGAGCAGATCAAGGCCGGAGCCGTAAAAGGATCCAAGAAGAAAGACGCCCTGACCGTGGGCGTGGACACCCTGCCGCCGCTGCCCATGGATCCGGGCGACCGCAACCGGACCAGCCCCTTCGCCTTTACCGGCAACCGCTTTGAGTTCCGCGCCGTGGGTTCCGCCCAGTCCATCGCCGGGCCGCAGGTGGCTTTGAACACGATGATGTCCGAGTCCCTGGACTACATGGCCACGGAACTGGAAAAGGCCACCAAGGGCGATCCCGGAAAGCTGAACAACGCCGTCCAGGCCCTGCTCAAAAAAGTCATCATTGAACACGAGGCCATTATCTTCAACGGGGACGGCTATTCCGAGGAATGGCACAAGGAAGCCGAAAAGCGCGGCCTGCCCAACCTGAAGACGACCCCCGAGGCCCTGCCCGAGATTACCAGCAAGCCGGTGATCGAGCTGTTCAAAACCTACGGCGTGCTCTCCGAGGCGGAACTGCATTCACGCCAGGAGATTTATCTGGAGCAGTACAGCAAGACCATCAACACCGAGGCCAACCTGGCCATCCGCCTGGCCAAGACCGTGATCTTTCCGGCCGCCGTGCGCTACCAGGGAGAGTTGGCCGCCACCTGCGCCAACCTCAAGGCCATCGGCCACGACGTGAAGATGATCACCCTGGAGGACGTGACCGCCAAGCTGCGTTCCCTTCAGAAAGCCGTGGGCGATCTGGAGGGTGCGTTGGGGAAGGTCCCTCATGGAGATACCCTCAAGGAAGCCAAGTATTTCTGCGAGGCGATCCTTCCGGCCATCAACACGGTTCGTGAATGGGCCGACTGCCTGGAGACGTTGGTGGCCGACGATCTGTGGGCCCTGCCCAGCTATCAGGAGATGTTGTTCATCAAATAG
- a CDS encoding phosphate acyltransferase encodes MAITSLDDLIRSAATADQNPKLAIARSGDAFVLEAAMQAYAAGVVEPVFIGDMDATRRIAENLGADISDLRGVDLPDDEAAVREAVRMFREGEAALIMKGAVSTSTLLKAVLDKTGGVPPQGILSHVTVFENPHSGKLMLLSDAAVNIRPNLQRKVEILRNALTVARALGIAAPRAAMLAATEKVNYPAMPSTLDADLIARMGREGAFGDAHVAGPMALDLALSAKAAASKRFQNEVAGQADILITPDIESGNVLYKCLNTLLGLDVAGVVVGSSVPIVVPSRGDSPRSKLLSMALAVYLVRAVSHDSEHHHPADL; translated from the coding sequence ATGGCCATCACTTCCCTCGACGATCTGATCCGTTCGGCGGCCACGGCTGACCAAAACCCAAAGTTGGCCATTGCCCGTTCCGGGGACGCCTTCGTACTGGAAGCCGCGATGCAGGCTTACGCCGCAGGCGTGGTGGAGCCCGTGTTTATCGGCGACATGGACGCCACCCGGCGCATCGCCGAGAATCTGGGCGCGGACATTTCGGACTTGCGCGGCGTCGACCTTCCGGACGACGAGGCCGCGGTGCGGGAGGCCGTCCGGATGTTTCGGGAGGGCGAGGCCGCGCTGATCATGAAGGGAGCCGTCTCCACGAGTACGCTGCTCAAAGCCGTGCTGGACAAGACCGGCGGCGTTCCGCCCCAGGGCATTCTCAGCCATGTCACGGTGTTCGAGAACCCGCATTCCGGCAAGCTGATGCTGCTCAGCGACGCCGCGGTGAACATCCGTCCCAACCTGCAGCGCAAGGTGGAAATCCTACGCAACGCCCTGACCGTGGCCCGAGCCCTGGGGATTGCGGCTCCAAGGGCGGCGATGCTCGCGGCCACGGAAAAGGTCAACTATCCGGCCATGCCGTCCACCCTGGACGCGGATCTGATCGCGCGCATGGGCCGGGAAGGCGCCTTCGGGGACGCCCATGTGGCTGGCCCCATGGCCCTGGACCTCGCGCTCTCGGCCAAGGCCGCGGCCAGCAAGCGTTTCCAGAACGAAGTCGCCGGTCAGGCCGACATTCTGATCACGCCGGACATCGAAAGCGGCAACGTGCTCTACAAATGCCTGAACACCCTGCTCGGCCTGGACGTGGCCGGAGTCGTGGTGGGCAGCTCCGTGCCCATCGTCGTTCCCTCCCGCGGCGACTCTCCCAGGTCCAAGCTGCTTTCCATGGCCCTGGCGGTCTATCTGGTGCGAGCCGTGAGCCACGATTCAGAGCATCATCATCCAGCCGACCTCTGA
- a CDS encoding FprA family A-type flavoprotein, producing MLPVEIKKDIFWVGSVDWNLRDFHGYSLAPRGTTYNAYLVKDEKIALFDLVPANHVDELLRCLKATIDPEQIDYLIVNHVEPDHSGALPKIMEIVKPEKVFCSPIAKQALISHYHREDWPYEVVASGQSISLGKRTVTFLETKMLHWPDSMFSFLPEDKLLISSDAFGQNLASSERFDDQVDKSLLFDLAASYYANIILPFSPLVQKLLAKVGEVGWDIDMIAPDHGLIWRTHIPEILAKYGEWSAQKPQRKAVVFYDTMWKSTERMARAIADGMMAEGVSVQMFSLKSAHHSDVMPFIMDAQAIVAGSPTHNNGMLPLLADMLTYMKGLKPQGKIGAAFGSYGWSGEAAKQISEFLQSAKVEIVAEPLRVKNVPTDQDLDACQEFGSKIGREVIARVPE from the coding sequence TCGCGGCACCACCTACAACGCCTACCTGGTCAAGGACGAAAAAATCGCCCTGTTCGATTTGGTCCCGGCGAACCATGTGGACGAATTATTACGTTGCCTCAAGGCCACCATTGATCCGGAACAAATCGACTATCTTATCGTCAACCACGTGGAGCCGGACCACTCGGGGGCGTTGCCCAAGATCATGGAGATCGTCAAACCGGAAAAGGTGTTCTGCTCGCCCATCGCCAAGCAGGCTTTGATCAGTCATTATCACCGTGAGGACTGGCCCTACGAGGTCGTCGCCTCCGGCCAGAGCATCAGCCTGGGCAAGCGTACGGTCACCTTTCTGGAAACCAAGATGCTGCACTGGCCGGACAGTATGTTTTCCTTCCTGCCGGAGGACAAGCTGCTCATCTCCAGCGACGCTTTCGGTCAAAACCTGGCTTCCAGCGAACGGTTCGACGACCAGGTTGACAAGAGTCTGCTGTTCGACTTGGCCGCCAGTTACTACGCGAACATCATTCTGCCCTTCTCTCCTCTGGTTCAAAAGCTTTTGGCAAAGGTCGGGGAGGTGGGCTGGGACATCGACATGATCGCACCGGACCACGGGCTGATCTGGCGGACCCATATTCCGGAAATACTGGCCAAATATGGAGAGTGGAGCGCCCAAAAGCCCCAGCGCAAGGCCGTAGTCTTCTACGACACCATGTGGAAAAGCACGGAACGGATGGCCCGGGCCATTGCCGATGGGATGATGGCCGAAGGCGTCAGCGTGCAGATGTTTTCCTTGAAATCGGCCCATCACAGCGACGTGATGCCGTTTATCATGGATGCTCAGGCCATCGTCGCCGGCTCCCCCACCCACAACAACGGCATGCTCCCATTACTCGCGGACATGTTGACTTATATGAAGGGACTCAAGCCACAAGGCAAAATCGGCGCGGCCTTCGGCTCTTACGGTTGGAGCGGCGAGGCGGCCAAACAGATATCCGAGTTCCTGCAATCCGCCAAGGTGGAGATCGTTGCCGAACCGTTGCGCGTCAAAAACGTCCCCACGGACCAGGATCTGGACGCCTGCCAGGAATTCGGCAGCAAGATCGGACGGGAGGTGATCGCTCGCGTTCCAGAGTGA
- a CDS encoding HyaD/HybD family hydrogenase maturation endopeptidase: protein MNEQNSPKILVLGVGNILLKDEGVGVKTVEKLRAEYSFSANVELMDGGTLGMALMEPIMEFDRLIVVDAVVNGGEPGTLYRLAGVEMGKSVAFKNSMHQTDLLETLATCKVLGNCPDAVVIGMEPKEFDPWGTELTPPCQARLEDICQAVLQEITDQGGEYRPITQ, encoded by the coding sequence ATGAACGAACAGAACTCTCCGAAAATTCTGGTTCTTGGCGTGGGCAATATTTTGCTCAAGGACGAAGGCGTCGGCGTCAAGACCGTGGAAAAACTGCGCGCCGAGTACTCCTTTTCAGCCAACGTCGAACTCATGGACGGCGGTACATTGGGCATGGCCTTGATGGAACCGATCATGGAGTTTGACCGGCTGATCGTCGTGGATGCCGTGGTCAACGGCGGCGAACCGGGAACGCTGTACCGTCTGGCCGGCGTAGAGATGGGCAAGAGCGTGGCCTTCAAGAACTCCATGCACCAGACCGACCTTTTGGAAACCCTGGCCACCTGCAAGGTTCTGGGCAACTGCCCGGACGCCGTGGTCATCGGCATGGAGCCCAAGGAGTTCGACCCCTGGGGCACCGAATTGACCCCACCCTGCCAGGCCCGCCTGGAAGATATCTGTCAGGCCGTACTCCAGGAAATCACGGACCAGGGCGGCGAATATCGCCCGATTACGCAATAA
- a CDS encoding nickel-dependent hydrogenase large subunit, whose amino-acid sequence MSGCKPQAAPVIPVTPQSAYSGPIVVDPLTRIEGHLRLEVEVDNGKVVNARSSSQLYRGLETILKGRDPRDAQHFTARACGVUNYVHALASTRCLDDAVGVEIPDNARIIRNLVMASQTVADHFIHFYVLHALDWVDVTSALQADPIKAAKIANNISPRPTKAEDLKAVQEKLTTYVNQGQLGIFTNADFLGGHPAYYLPPEVNLIATAHYLEALRLQIKATRAIAIFGGKVPHTQFTISGGVTCYESLRPERLEEYRSLLRETREFIEQLYIPDLLAVASYYKDWAGIGGCTNYLAFGEYPKIEKDLNSRWLPPGVIMNRDLSTVHDVDPNAIYEHVAASWYEGSEARHPYEGVTEPKYTKLGDTERYSWMKAPRYNDEPMEVGPLAAVLVAYGKGQPETVAAVDLVLNHLGVGPEALHSTLGRTAARGIHTLTIAQKMEDWLDELVDNLKSGNNKIAENHEMPDEAEGVGFADVPRGALSHWIKIKDGKIENFQLVVPSTWNLGPRCDKGKLGPVEEALINTPIADPKRPVELLRTVHSFDPCIACGVHVIDSKTNQVHEFKVL is encoded by the coding sequence ATGTCAGGCTGTAAGCCCCAAGCCGCACCGGTCATTCCGGTGACGCCCCAAAGCGCCTACTCCGGGCCGATCGTCGTCGATCCGTTGACCCGGATCGAGGGCCATCTGCGTCTGGAAGTGGAAGTGGACAACGGCAAAGTCGTCAACGCCCGTTCCAGCTCCCAGTTGTACCGTGGTCTGGAGACCATTCTGAAGGGTCGCGACCCAAGAGACGCGCAGCACTTCACCGCTCGCGCGTGCGGGGTCTGAAACTACGTACATGCCCTGGCATCCACCCGATGCCTGGACGACGCCGTGGGCGTCGAGATTCCCGATAATGCCCGGATCATCCGCAACCTGGTCATGGCTTCGCAAACCGTCGCCGACCATTTCATCCACTTCTACGTCCTGCACGCCCTTGACTGGGTCGACGTAACCAGCGCCTTGCAGGCCGACCCGATCAAGGCCGCCAAGATCGCCAACAACATCTCCCCGCGTCCGACCAAGGCCGAGGACTTGAAGGCCGTTCAGGAAAAGCTGACCACCTACGTCAACCAGGGCCAGCTCGGTATTTTCACCAACGCCGACTTCCTGGGCGGACACCCGGCCTACTACCTGCCGCCGGAAGTGAACCTGATCGCCACGGCCCACTACCTGGAGGCCCTGCGCCTGCAGATCAAGGCCACCCGGGCCATCGCCATCTTCGGCGGCAAGGTCCCGCACACCCAGTTCACCATCAGCGGCGGGGTGACCTGCTACGAATCCCTGCGACCCGAGCGGCTGGAAGAGTACCGCTCCCTGTTGCGCGAGACACGGGAATTCATTGAACAGCTATACATCCCGGATCTGCTGGCCGTGGCCTCCTACTACAAGGACTGGGCCGGCATCGGCGGATGCACCAACTACCTGGCCTTCGGCGAGTATCCGAAAATCGAGAAAGACCTGAACAGCCGCTGGCTGCCGCCCGGCGTGATCATGAATCGCGACCTGTCCACCGTGCATGACGTTGATCCCAACGCCATCTACGAGCACGTGGCCGCCAGCTGGTACGAAGGCTCCGAAGCCCGGCATCCTTACGAAGGCGTGACCGAGCCCAAGTACACCAAGCTGGGCGATACCGAGCGCTACTCCTGGATGAAGGCCCCGCGGTACAATGACGAGCCCATGGAAGTCGGCCCGCTGGCAGCCGTGCTGGTGGCCTACGGCAAGGGCCAGCCGGAAACCGTCGCCGCCGTGGATCTGGTCCTGAACCACCTCGGCGTGGGCCCCGAAGCCCTGCACTCCACTCTGGGTCGGACCGCGGCCCGCGGTATCCACACCCTGACCATCGCCCAGAAGATGGAAGACTGGCTGGACGAACTGGTGGACAACCTGAAGAGCGGGAACAACAAGATCGCGGAGAACCATGAAATGCCCGACGAGGCCGAGGGTGTCGGATTCGCCGACGTGCCTCGCGGCGCGCTGAGCCACTGGATCAAGATCAAGGACGGCAAGATCGAGAACTTCCAGTTGGTTGTCCCCTCCACCTGGAACCTCGGACCGCGCTGCGACAAGGGCAAGCTGGGACCGGTGGAAGAGGCGCTGATCAACACGCCCATCGCCGATCCGAAGCGTCCCGTGGAACTGTTGCGCACCGTGCACTCCTTCGACCCTTGTATTGCTTGCGGCGTGCACGTCATCGACTCCAAGACCAACCAGGTCCACGAGTTCAAGGTCCTGTAA